The genome window TATTTCAGCGGAACGATCCGGATATCGATGTCGATACCGGCATCGGCAATGGCTTGCCGAAAACCTGGCAGCCGCTCGTCATGTGCTTCCCAGCCCAGGAATCCGCCGAACAATCCCATGTCCGAACCCTGGCTGTCGTGGGTGGTTGCCAGCGATCCGTTGGGATCAAATTCGATTAACGCGCTTTCGATCTGCCCGTCCATCAAATCCCGGCAGAGCCGCCCGATGCGCAGCGATGCCGCACAGTGGGAACTGGATGGCCCGCGCATTACCGGACCCAATACATCGTTGAATATACTTGGATAGTTCATTGTTTTCTCCGGTTGTTTACTTCCAAAAATTACACATTACGAAAGATAGTAACTGTACTAAGAAAATGCTGAATATGCAAAAAGTTTCGGGGGGATTTGGAGAGTAAAATAAAGGAAAAAGGAAAAGGATAAAGGATAAAGGATGAAGGATGAAGGATGAAGGATGAAGGATGAAAGGATGAAGGATGAAGGATAAAGGATGAAGGATGAAGGATGAAGGATGAAGGATGAAGGATATCTGAATGGATGAAGGATGAAGGATGAAGGATGAAAGTTGGATGAATTGATTTTCATATCCCGTATATTAATAAAGGGAGAACGATCTAAAATCAACTCCCGCTTCAGGGTGCTGAAGAAGGATTCCATCATGGCATTATCATAACAGTCACCTTTGCGGCTCATACTTTTTGAGGATCGCTTCGTGTTTAAGCCTGAACCGCACGCTGGCAGCAGCATATTGACTGCCCTGATCAGAGTGGAAGATCAACCCGACCCCGGGATTGCGACAGGATAACGCCGACTCAAGCTCTGATGAATCAGCGCTTCTCCCAGGTGATCCTCCAGCGCCCATCCCACAATCTTGCGGGAATAGACATCGAGAATGGCAGCCAAATACACCCACCCTTCACAGGTGCGGATGTAGGTGATATCCGATAACCAGATCTGGTTGGGGCGTTCTGCTGTAAATCGCGCTGCACCCGGTCGGTGGCTAATGGCAGACCGTGTTTGGAATCGGTTGTCTTGATAAAACGTTTTTCATCTTTGCCCGTAAGTGATTGTCTTTCATGAGCCTTGCGACACGGTTCTCGCTGCAGCAAACGCCTCTTTTCTTTAATGCTGCAGTCATTCGAGGACTGCCATAACGCTGTTTGTGTTCGCGAAAGGTCAGGCGAATCTGGCTGAGCAAGGCTTCATTGGCACGTTGTCGCATACTTTCCGGGCGTTGCCGATAAATTCGAGTAACCGCTTTCGATTGAAACCTTGAACACCTGGCACAGAAACGAACCGAATGCTGATGACAATGCTGATCAATAAAGGGATAGATCATCTGTCGTCCCTTGAGAAGAAGAAGATAAAGTTTTTAAAATGTCGCGCTCCTCTTTGGTGCGGGCTAACTCCCGCTTTAACCGGCGAATCTCGGCTTCTGCGGAAGGTTGCCATTGCCGCGAAAAAATGCTCTCCCTGGTCGCGATATTCTTTGAAGCGATACAACGTAAAGGGATGGATATCCAGATCCACTGATAAATCTGTGACACTGCGATTCAAAGGATAACCATTCGAACCGTCTCCGTGTCTTTCTGGCAAAATAATTAGTGCGTACTACCAACAGTAGAATAAAAACTAAACCCCAAACTGTTCCAAATGATGATCGAGGTGCTTATACGCCAGCTTACCCCATTCTTCGTTGGTCATTTTTCCGAAAACCGGATGCGCCGTGAATGTGCCGGTTTCGCTGCGTTGAACAAATTTTTCGATGATGTCTACCAGCAATTGTTTGTCCGATTCGAAATTTACAGGGGCGTGCCTTCCCGGTCCTGGTCGAGCTCGCTGATGGTTTTGATTTTGCCTTTCGGTGCGCGAATCACGTTAATTACCAAATATTTGATGATCGTTTTGTGCAAAAAATTGCCGAAATCCGCCGCCGTTTTTTCGCCGAGCGCGATGCGCATTTGATCCGTGCAATGGCAAACCATTTGCGAAACGGTCATTTTTCCCCATTGCCGCTGCGCTTCTGGTGTCAGCCTGGCAATTCTGTCCAAAATGGTTGCCCGGACAGTTGAATTTCGAATATCGCTCATTTATGAACCTGTTGTTATTTATTGGTTTAACTGCGCTGCTAAAACAGCAATATTTACCTAAAAAAACTTTTTTCATCCACAACCAAAGTTGTCAACTCAACGGTGTGTCCGTCCGGATCTGTGGTGTAAATTGATTGAAAAAAGTGGTGATCCGCAAACCGGCATTCGATACCCAAATCTTCGTAATGCGATTTGGCTTTCTCAAAATTTTCCTGGTCCACATTGAACGCGAAATGATCAATTTTTATTCCTCTGCTGCTCATTCGTTCGTCAGATTTTGCGGGAAAAATAGCAACACCGCTTTTCCCGGAGAGCATGAATATCGGAAAATCACCCCATTCTTCAAACGTGTATCGCTTCAGCCCGAGCACTTTTTCGTACCACCGTGCAGATTTTTCCATATCCGCGACGTTGATCGCCACGTGATCGAGATATTGTAATTTTATCATTTCGATACCTTTTAAATTGATGAACAACAATCAATCATTCTACGAAAAAAGATATCGATTGTTGTTGCGAGATCAAAACAAATAGCTGATGCCGAAACGAATATTGCGCGGATTTCCCGGCGTAAAATGGATTTCCGAAACGGGCGTGGTTTCACCGCGCAGCAGCGTTTCGGTATCAAATTGCGCCTCGTTCCAGTCCGCATCGAACAGGTTTTCCAGCGTCGTCAAAAATTTGATGTTGCCGAGCCGGTAACCGAGCGACACATCCACCAGCGTGTAGCCGGACGCCACAACGCTGTTGTCCTCGTTTGCCGGGCGATCGCTGATGTGCCGGTAACGCAAACTGCCTTCGATTCCCGCCGGATGGATCGCCGTCAGACCGCCGGTGGTTGTGAGATTCGGTGCCAGCGGAATATTATTTTCGCCGTCCGGCGCATCGACAATTCTGCCGTCGGAAATGTTCACATCCGCGTCCGCCCACATCCACGGCAGCAGCCGCACCCGCGCTTCCAGATCGATGCCCATTCTTTCGGTGGGATCGCTCAGTTCGGTGGTGCCCGCATCGCCGACGTAAACGTATTCGCGTTCGAGATGCAAATACCACAGCGCCGCACTAATATTGATGCGATCGGACAACCGGCTGCGCGCGCCAAATTCCGCACCGTTTGCGCGCGGCAGCGTTTCCACATCGCGCTGATCCGGGTCGAAGTTGCGCGATTGCAACACCTGCCTGATTTCGGCTTCACTCAATCCCTGCCGCTGCTGCGTCCGGTAAATTTCGGAAATGCGCTGGCTGATCACCACATTCCGCGCATCGTTCGAATGAAAACCGCTGCCGAAATTGGCGAACAAATCCACATTTCGCAGCGGCGAAAGCACCAGATTCAGCTTCGGGCTGAGGATGCGCTGCTGCGCAAATCCGGAAGCATGCGGCAATTCGCTCTCCGCTCCGGCAGGTGTCCCGTCCAAATGATCTTGCACGTTGAAGGTGAAATAATCCCCGCGCAGCCCGAACTGCATGCGGAACAGTTTGCTGAAAATCCACTCCTGCTGCATCCACAGAAAAAATTGCGTTCGCTGATATCCGAATCCACCAGCGAATGATCGCGGATGCGATCCGGGCTTTTCCACAGCTCCACCTGCACTTCGTCCGCGCGATAGCCGCCGCCGATGGTCGTAGCCGTCCACACATTCCCAAAATGATTGTTGAAACGGTAGCGGCTGTTGAAACCGATCATGTTCCGGTCGTCGATCTGTTCGATCATATCGCCGTTTTCAGGGTCATCCAGAAAAAACGTGAAATTGGAAAACAGCTTGAAATTATAGCTCGTGAAATACGACTGGATAAAAAATTCGCTGCTGTTTGCGCCCTGCATCGTGTATTGCAGATTGATGTTTTGGCGCGCGGTCGTCCCGCCTTCCAGATCGTCAATTGAGCCGAAACGGCTGATTTGCCCGCGATCCACGGCGCGTTGCGGAATTTGCCCGGTGGCATCCCATGCGGAGCTGAATGCGCTGGCCGAAAACGCCAGTTCGCTGTTCGCGGAAAGGTGCGAATGAAATTTGCCGAACAGGTTGAACCGCTGGAAATCCTGCGGGCTGTCGAACGGTCCGTCCGTTCGGTAAAATTGTCCCGCGAAATACGCGCCCTGGTGTCTTGGCTGCATCCCGCCGGTGGTGATGGGCAGTTGCAGCAGCGTGGTGATCCGGCTGGTGCCGAACTCGCCGCCTTCGACCCTAACTTCATTATTTTCAAGATGATCTTTTGTGGAAAAACTGACTGCTCCTGCGGTCGCCAGATTGCCATATTCCGCAAAATAAGGCCCTTTGTGCACGTCGATGCCGTCAACCACATCGGGAATCAGGAAGTGCATATCGGCGTAGCCTTGTCCGTGACCGTGCGATACCATGTTCACCGGAATGCCGTCCACGGAAAGCGCCACATCCGTCCCGTGATCCGCATCGAAATTGCGCAGGAAAATCTGCTCCGCTTTGCCGCCGCCGGCGTGCTGCGCGATGATCAGCCCCGGCGCCATTTGCAGCATGTCCTGTGCGGAGCGGTTCGGGCGGGTTTGCAGATCAAATTTCCGCACCGATCGCGATGACGCGGCGGAATACACCCGTTCGTCTTCCACCAGAATTTCGCCGATATCCACCGGTTTTGGCGCTAAATTCAGGTCGACGGTGAGTATCGCCGATTGCACCGTCAGCGCCCGCGAGATTTTTTCGTAGCCGAGCAGCGAGGCAACCAGCGTGTAATTTCCCGGCTTCAGGTGATCGATCAGAAAACTGCCGTCTGCAGCAGAGGCAGTGCCGAGCACCGTGCCTTCCAGCACAAGGTTCACGCCGGGCAACGCTTCTCCGGTAGTTGTGTCGGTAATCGTGCCGCGAACGCCGCCTTCCGGCTGCGCCATCACGGTTGAAACGGTGAAAATTATCGCCAGCGCAAAAATTTTGGCTGTCAAAAACGCCAATCGGGGATGGATCATGTCTGTCCTCCGGGAATGGTTTTGGTTGCCGGATTTTGGAAATCGAAGCATTTGGTATTTTTGTCATTGAATATACGTGCCAGCAGGCAAACCGGATGTTGCAATTATCAATCGCGACCGGCGGGCGTTGCCCGTCGCAACAAAATTTTCAGCAATATTGACTTTTGTTAAAGCGTGCATTTTGCTATGTTGTTAGCTCAAAATCAATCAGAAAAATATTGGCGAATCATTATGGATAAAAAACAAATTATCGCGGTGCTCGAAGAAATGGGCGTGCTGCTGGAGCTGAAAGGCGAGAACATTTTCAAAGTGCGCGCGCACGAAAACGCCGCCCGGGCGTTGGAAACGCTCAATGAATCGCTGGCATCGCTGATCGCATCCGGCGGATTGACCGGCGTAAAAGGCATCGGCAAAGGCATGGCGGACAAAATCGTCACCCTGTTCAACGACGAGCCGTTTGAGGAATACGAAACCCTGAAAGCATCCGTGCCCGCCGGCGTGCTGGAAATGAGCAACATTCAGGGGCTCGGTCCCAAAAAAATAAAAGCGCTGTGGGACGAGCTGAATATCACCAGCATCGAGGCGCTGGAAGAAGCCGCAAAAGCCGACAAAATTTCCGGGATGAAAGGTTTCGGCGCGAAAACGCAGGAAAAAATTCTGCAGAACATCGAACTGATGCGCAAATTTTCCGATCGCCACCACATTTCCACGGCAATGGAAATCGGGCAGCAATTGTTCGATGCGCTGAAAAATTTTCCCGGCGTGATCCGCTGCGAACTCGCCGGCAGCCTGCGCCGCAAAAAAGAAACCGTGAAAGATATCGACATTGTTGCCAGCGCCAAAGACGAGGATCGCGCCGCGATAATGAACCATTTTACCACGCTGCCGGACATCGAAAATGTGGTCAGCAAAGGCGACACAAAATCGACAATTGTGCTGGAAGGCGGCGTTTATTCCGATCTCCGCATCGTTTCCGATGCGGAATATCCGCACCTGCTGCATCACCTCACCGGCTCCAAAGAGCACAACGTGGCGATGCGCCAGTTGGCCATCAAAAAAGGCATGAAGGTGAGCGAATACGGGTTGTTTCGCGGCGAAGAGCGCATTTTGTGCAAAGACGAAGCGGAAATTTTCGCGAAACTGGGGATGGATTTTGTGCCGCCGGAACTCCGCGAAAACAACGGCGAAGTGGAAGCTGCACAGGCGAAAACGCTGCCGAAGCTCATCGAACCGGGCGATATTCGCGGGATGATCCACAACCACAGCACCTGGAGCGACGGCGCCAACACCATCGAAGAGATGGCGCAGGCCTGCATCGATCGCGGATATGAATATCTGGTGATTTCCGATCACTCCAAAGCGGCGGCGTATGCCAACGGATTGAGTGTCGAGCGCATCAAACAACAGCACGCGGAAATTGACGAATTGAATAAAAAACTCGCGCCGTTTCGCATTCTCAAAAGCATCGAATGCGATATTTTGTCCGACGGTTCGCTGGATTACGACGACGACGTGCTGGCAACTTTCGATCTGGTGATCACCAGCATTCACAGCAAATTCAATATGAGCGAAAGCGAAGGCACCGATCGGATTATCCGTGCATTGCAAAATCCGTATACAACCATATTGGGTCATATGACCGGTCGGTTGCTGCTGAAGCGCGACGGCTATCCGGTGAACCACACTGCGGTGATCGATGCGGCGGCGGATCTGGGCGTTTGCATCGAAATCAACGCAAATCCGTTGCGGCTGGATATCGACTGGCGCCACTGCAAATACGCCAAAGAAAAAGGTGTAAAAATCGCCATCAATCCGGACGCGCACCGCACCGACGGTTTCGATGACATGCAATACGGCATCGGCATCGCTCGCAAAGGCTGGCTCACCAAAAATGATATTCTCAACTGCCTTTCAGCCGATGAATTGCTGGCTTTCGCCAAAAAACGGCGAAATGGCTAATCAAGCGTTTGGAAACCGGATAGCAGGAGAGAGCAATGGAAATCACGGAAATCGGCAGCTTTTTGAACTACTATTCAAAAATCAAAGAGCGAACCCGGCGGCTTTTCAATTATATCCCATCGAATCAGATGGAGTGGACATACCGTCCCGGCAAATTTACCATCGGTGATATTATCCGGCATCTGGCATTGATCGAACGGAATATGTATGCGGAGACAGTCCGGTTCAGACCCAGTTCCTACAATGGATGCGGTATTGAATATGCCGATGGGTATGAAGAAACCATCCGGTTTTACGACGATTTGCATGCGGAATCGCTGGCAATTTTTCAAAATTGACCAACGAGGATTTGTTGAAAAAATGTAAAACCCCCGGAGATGTTGAGATAACTGTCTGGAAGTGGTTGCGAGCAATGGTTGAACACGAGGTGCATCATCGCGGTCAATTGTATATTTATCTGGGAATGCTGGGTGTGCAAACACCTCCGATTTTCGGGCTCACATCAGAGCAGGTGATTGAACGCAGCGTTTGATTCTGCGATGAAACGAGGCTATTTGTCAAAAAACAGCGCCAAAATTATCAAAATGCGTGTTGAGTTTATCGGGCGCTACCCGTAAGTTCAGCGTATGAAAACACTAACAATCTTCATTTTCGGACTGATTGCAATGACTGCAATTTCCTGCACAAAAGAGCCCGCAGCACAGGTAGATGAGGTGTTTGCGGCATACACCGGCAACGTTCCCGGCGCTGCCGTGATGGTCATTCACAACGGCAAACCCGTTTTGACGAAAACCTACGGGATGGCGAATCTCGAATCGCAAACGCCAATCACGCCGCAAACCAATTTCCGGCTGGCGTCCGTGAGCAAGGCCTTTACGGCGATGTGCGTTTTGATGCTCATCGAAGATGATTACCTCACCTACGATGCCACGCTCTGCGATATTTTCCCGGATTTTCCCGAATATGGGAAGCAGATCACCATTCGCAATTTGCTGCAACACACTTCCGGGCTGATCGATTACGAAAGCCTGATGCCGGATACCGCCACCGCGCAGGTGCACGACAGCGACGCGCTGGCGATGATGATGGCGCAGGATTCAACCTATTTTGCACCGGGCAGCGATTACAGCTACAGCAACACCGGTTACGCGCTGCTGGCGATGATCGTCGAGAAAATCGGTGCGATGCCCTATCCCGAATTCCTGAAAACCCGCATTTTTGAGCCGCTCGGTATGAGCAACACGCTGGCATTTGTGAACGGCTACAATTCAGTGCCCAATCGCGCTTTCGGTTACACCGTGCATGAAGATTCCATCGAATTTACCGACCAGAG of Calditrichia bacterium contains these proteins:
- a CDS encoding DDE-type integrase/transposase/recombinase, with protein sequence MSHRPGAARFTAERPNQIWLSDITYIRTCEGWVYLAAILDVYSRKIVGWALEDHLGEALIHQSLSRRYPVAIPGSG
- a CDS encoding transposase; the protein is MIYPFIDQHCHQHSVRFCARCSRFQSKAVTRIYRQRPESMRQRANEALLSQIRLTFREHKQRYGSPRMTAALKKRGVCCSENRVARLMKDNHLRAKMKNVLSRQPIPNTVCH
- a CDS encoding VOC family protein; translation: MIKLQYLDHVAINVADMEKSARWYEKVLGLKRYTFEEWGDFPIFMLSGKSGVAIFPAKSDERMSSRGIKIDHFAFNVDQENFEKAKSHYEDLGIECRFADHHFFQSIYTTDPDGHTVELTTLVVDEKSFFR
- a CDS encoding TonB-dependent receptor yields the protein MPHASGFAQQRILSPKLNLVLSPLRNVDLFANFGSGFHSNDARNVVISQRISEIYRTQQRQGLSEAEIRQVLQSRNFDPDQRDVETLPRANGAEFGARSRLSDRINISAALWYLHLEREYVYVGDAGTTELSDPTERMGIDLEARVRLLPWMWADADVNISDGRIVDAPDGENNIPLAPNLTTTGGLTAIHPAGIEGSLRYRHISDRPANEDNSVVASGYTLVDVSLGYRLGNIKFLTTLENLFDADWNEAQFDTETLLRGETTPVSEIHFTPGNPRNIRFGISYLF
- a CDS encoding TonB-dependent receptor; its protein translation is MIHPRLAFLTAKIFALAIIFTVSTVMAQPEGGVRGTITDTTTGEALPGVNLVLEGTVLGTASAADGSFLIDHLKPGNYTLVASLLGYEKISRALTVQSAILTVDLNLAPKPVDIGEILVEDERVYSAASSRSVRKFDLQTRPNRSAQDMLQMAPGLIIAQHAGGGKAEQIFLRNFDADHGTDVALSVDGIPVNMVSHGHGQGYADMHFLIPDVVDGIDVHKGPYFAEYGNLATAGAVSFSTKDHLENNEVRVEGGEFGTSRITTLLQLPITTGGMQPRHQGAYFAGQFYRTDGPFDSPQDFQRFNLFGKFHSHLSANSELAFSASAFSSAWDATGQIPQRAVDRGQISRFGSIDDLEGGTTARQNINLQYTMQGANSSEFFIQSYFTSYNFKLFSNFTFFLDDPENGDMIEQIDDRNMIGFNSRYRFNNHFGNVWTATTIGGGYRADEVQVELWKSPDRIRDHSLVDSDISERNFFCGCSRSGFSANCSACSSGCAGIISPSTCKIIWTGHLPERRANCRMLPDLRSSASSARS
- the polX gene encoding DNA polymerase/3'-5' exonuclease PolX, which gives rise to MDKKQIIAVLEEMGVLLELKGENIFKVRAHENAARALETLNESLASLIASGGLTGVKGIGKGMADKIVTLFNDEPFEEYETLKASVPAGVLEMSNIQGLGPKKIKALWDELNITSIEALEEAAKADKISGMKGFGAKTQEKILQNIELMRKFSDRHHISTAMEIGQQLFDALKNFPGVIRCELAGSLRRKKETVKDIDIVASAKDEDRAAIMNHFTTLPDIENVVSKGDTKSTIVLEGGVYSDLRIVSDAEYPHLLHHLTGSKEHNVAMRQLAIKKGMKVSEYGLFRGEERILCKDEAEIFAKLGMDFVPPELRENNGEVEAAQAKTLPKLIEPGDIRGMIHNHSTWSDGANTIEEMAQACIDRGYEYLVISDHSKAAAYANGLSVERIKQQHAEIDELNKKLAPFRILKSIECDILSDGSLDYDDDVLATFDLVITSIHSKFNMSESEGTDRIIRALQNPYTTILGHMTGRLLLKRDGYPVNHTAVIDAAADLGVCIEINANPLRLDIDWRHCKYAKEKGVKIAINPDAHRTDGFDDMQYGIGIARKGWLTKNDILNCLSADELLAFAKKRRNG
- a CDS encoding beta-lactamase family protein, whose product is MKTLTIFIFGLIAMTAISCTKEPAAQVDEVFAAYTGNVPGAAVMVIHNGKPVLTKTYGMANLESQTPITPQTNFRLASVSKAFTAMCVLMLIEDDYLTYDATLCDIFPDFPEYGKQITIRNLLQHTSGLIDYESLMPDTATAQVHDSDALAMMMAQDSTYFAPGSDYSYSNTGYALLAMIVEKIGAMPYPEFLKTRIFEPLGMSNTLAFVNGYNSVPNRAFGYTVHEDSIEFTDQSSTSAVLGDGGIYSSLEDMFKWDQALLANTLVGDSTMQLAYTPNLETYGFGWRIDEVDGHRRIHHNGSTRGFRNCFQRFPDDNFAVIVLTNRNSPESVQPLAEKVVEIYWHLLKDNG